A genome region from Sphingobacteriaceae bacterium GW460-11-11-14-LB5 includes the following:
- a CDS encoding aspartyl beta-hydroxylase — protein MLKYIQFNQDYNIQLLKNELALALQQEWVDHFNRKDYEGNWQSIALRSGSGKENDILANYGVDQYRDTPLLNQLPYIKSIIEEWKCPKETIRLLALHPGAEIKPHRDRGCNYEAGVLRIHIPIQTNNRLKFIVGEEQLKLAEGSCWYIDFDQTHSIINEGENVRVHLVIDALRNEWTDSLFEANGYKLAEENQAQPLDPATTLKMIAELEQMDTQVARDLVMQLKKSLE, from the coding sequence TTGCTAAAGTACATTCAATTTAACCAGGATTATAACATTCAGCTGCTCAAAAACGAGCTCGCACTTGCATTACAGCAAGAGTGGGTTGATCATTTCAACAGGAAGGATTACGAAGGGAACTGGCAAAGTATTGCACTCCGCTCTGGCAGTGGAAAGGAAAATGATATTTTAGCCAACTATGGGGTAGATCAGTATCGGGATACGCCTTTGTTAAATCAACTTCCTTATATTAAATCAATCATCGAGGAGTGGAAGTGCCCAAAAGAAACCATTCGTTTACTCGCATTACATCCCGGAGCGGAAATTAAGCCCCACAGAGACCGTGGCTGTAACTACGAAGCAGGGGTGTTAAGGATACATATTCCCATTCAAACCAATAATCGCTTAAAGTTTATCGTGGGCGAAGAGCAGTTGAAATTAGCAGAAGGTTCTTGTTGGTACATCGATTTCGACCAAACGCACAGTATCATCAATGAAGGCGAAAACGTTCGGGTTCATTTGGTTATAGATGCCTTAAGAAATGAATGGACTGATTCTTTGTTTGAAGCCAATGGTTATAAACTAGCAGAAGAAAATCAAGCTCAGCCCTTAGATCCGGCTACCACCTTAAAAATGATTGCAGAATTGGAACAAATGGATACTCAGGTGGCTAGAGACCTGGTTATGCAATTGAAAAAAAGCCTGGAATGA
- a CDS encoding phage tail protein, whose protein sequence is MDSPFLGIIALFGFSFAPRGWAFCSGQLMAIASNQALFSLLGTTYGGNGQNTFALPDLRGRVAMGTGQGPGLSPRTLGEMAGVETVTLISTQIPQHTHTVAEPAVTSSGTLDVPSASVILSASPKTGSGPNAVSLKTYSDVAANATLKPFNTGIAGGSQPHENMQPYLVLNYSIATEGIFPSRN, encoded by the coding sequence ATGGATTCACCATTTTTAGGAATTATTGCCCTATTCGGGTTTAGTTTTGCCCCAAGAGGATGGGCATTTTGTTCAGGGCAGCTTATGGCTATTGCTTCAAATCAAGCTCTTTTTTCATTGTTAGGCACAACTTATGGAGGGAATGGGCAGAATACTTTTGCTTTACCAGATTTAAGAGGCAGAGTAGCTATGGGGACAGGGCAAGGACCTGGTCTTAGTCCACGTACACTTGGTGAAATGGCAGGGGTAGAAACTGTAACCCTAATCAGCACTCAAATACCGCAGCATACTCATACCGTTGCTGAACCAGCAGTTACTTCTTCAGGAACATTAGATGTACCTTCGGCAAGTGTAATTCTTTCTGCTTCTCCGAAAACAGGATCAGGCCCTAATGCAGTATCTCTTAAAACCTATTCAGATGTGGCTGCTAATGCTACACTTAAACCATTTAATACAGGGATTGCAGGAGGTAGCCAGCCACATGAAAATATGCAGCCTTATTTGGTTTTGAATTATAGTATTGCGACCGAAGGTATTTTTCCATCCCGAAACTAA
- a CDS encoding SAM-dependent methyltransferase — MKDHLRDQFGNIDIYLFDQLLKGTYNDCRSVLDAGCGAGRNADYFIRTGYQVYGVDSSAHHIEKIKQLAAPFSETSPAENFRVGLVEDLPFNDETFDLVISNAVLHFANNMKNFEEMLNSMWRVLRPGGYLFCRLASDIGIENMVHSIGNGKYILPDQSERFLVNQDMLLQFTAKLTATLHEPIKTTNVQNLRSMTTWCLKK; from the coding sequence ATGAAAGATCACCTGCGCGACCAGTTTGGAAATATCGATATCTATTTATTTGATCAGCTTTTAAAGGGAACCTACAACGATTGCCGGTCTGTTCTGGATGCCGGATGCGGGGCGGGAAGGAATGCAGATTACTTTATCCGCACAGGGTACCAGGTATATGGCGTCGACTCTTCAGCGCACCATATTGAAAAGATTAAACAATTGGCTGCGCCATTTTCTGAAACTTCTCCTGCAGAAAATTTCAGGGTTGGATTAGTCGAAGACCTTCCTTTTAACGATGAAACATTTGATCTGGTGATCAGTAATGCCGTACTTCATTTTGCAAACAATATGAAAAATTTTGAGGAGATGTTAAACTCCATGTGGCGGGTATTACGTCCCGGCGGCTACCTGTTCTGTCGTTTAGCATCCGATATCGGTATCGAAAACATGGTTCACTCAATCGGTAACGGAAAGTATATTTTGCCTGATCAATCAGAACGTTTTTTAGTTAATCAAGACATGTTACTGCAGTTTACGGCCAAACTTACGGCTACATTACATGAGCCCATCAAAACTACCAATGTGCAGAACCTTCGGTCAATGACCACCTGGTGCCTGAAGAAATAA